From Synoicihabitans lomoniglobus, the proteins below share one genomic window:
- a CDS encoding GspE/PulE family protein, protein MTSTDEFVIELVRREELVTAAQLEAAEARLNAVIDAGEEPPSLAAMLVDQGATTEAALCAVMSAELDLPVIELAGVRASGETLTLVSHEQALRYGIMPLEQTADSLRIAVSDPLDLSAVDELGHLHHRAIETVLAAPTAIKNAIARHYGSDPDDADGTVTASTEAAGAPSEGAVTEDDAPIIQRVHAIIAEALRQRASDIHLEPLERRFRVRYRIDGRLLEVESPPKRLQLPLISRVKIMADISIAEKRLPQDGRIQVKVDGRSIDLRVSTVPTAHGESIVMRILDAEGLKPGLGEMGLSDDDAAMLKRLIGLADGMVLVTGPTGSGKTTTLYSCLHDINRPDRKIITVEDPVEYQLSGINQVPVRSEVGLTFAAALRAMLRQAPNVVMVGEIRDRETAEIAINASLTGHLVFSTLHTNDAPGAVTRMIDLGLPAFLVAGSLRAVVAQRLVRRVCESCREPVEPDPAGVAMVQAAGMSVAEGRFCRGGGCPACHGTGYRGRLAIFEFFVVNEAIERLIHQHAGLSSLREHARQIGMRTLREDGLRKAAAGQTTLEEVMAATVGDPIFSTT, encoded by the coding sequence ATGACCTCCACCGACGAATTCGTGATCGAACTCGTCCGGCGGGAGGAATTGGTGACCGCCGCACAGCTGGAGGCGGCCGAGGCACGTTTGAACGCCGTCATCGATGCCGGCGAGGAGCCGCCGTCCCTCGCGGCGATGTTGGTGGACCAAGGGGCGACGACGGAAGCAGCGCTGTGCGCGGTCATGAGCGCGGAGCTCGACCTGCCGGTGATCGAACTCGCCGGCGTGCGCGCGAGTGGAGAAACGCTCACGCTCGTTTCCCACGAACAGGCGCTGCGCTATGGCATCATGCCGCTGGAGCAAACGGCGGATTCATTGCGCATCGCGGTGAGCGACCCGTTGGATCTTTCGGCGGTGGATGAGTTGGGCCATTTGCATCACCGGGCCATCGAAACGGTATTGGCGGCACCCACCGCGATCAAAAATGCCATTGCCCGCCACTACGGCAGTGACCCGGATGACGCGGATGGGACTGTGACTGCATCGACGGAAGCGGCGGGCGCGCCAAGCGAAGGCGCGGTGACGGAGGATGACGCTCCGATCATCCAACGGGTCCATGCGATCATCGCCGAAGCCTTGCGCCAGCGCGCCTCGGATATCCACCTGGAACCGTTGGAACGTCGCTTTCGGGTGCGTTACCGCATTGACGGTCGTTTGCTCGAGGTCGAAAGCCCGCCCAAGCGCCTGCAGTTGCCGTTGATCTCCCGGGTGAAAATCATGGCGGATATTTCCATCGCCGAGAAGCGGCTGCCGCAGGACGGACGCATTCAGGTTAAGGTGGACGGACGTTCGATCGATCTGCGTGTCTCCACGGTGCCCACGGCGCACGGCGAAAGTATCGTGATGCGGATTCTCGATGCGGAGGGACTCAAACCCGGTCTGGGCGAAATGGGATTGTCCGACGACGATGCCGCCATGCTCAAACGTCTCATCGGTCTGGCCGATGGCATGGTGCTGGTCACCGGCCCCACCGGATCGGGCAAAACGACCACCCTGTATTCGTGTCTTCACGACATTAACCGACCTGACCGAAAAATCATCACCGTGGAGGATCCGGTGGAGTATCAGTTGTCCGGCATCAACCAGGTGCCGGTGCGCAGTGAAGTGGGATTGACCTTTGCGGCGGCCCTGCGGGCCATGCTCCGGCAGGCCCCCAACGTGGTCATGGTGGGCGAGATCCGTGACCGCGAAACCGCGGAAATCGCCATCAACGCATCGCTGACCGGCCATTTGGTTTTTTCCACGCTGCATACCAACGATGCGCCGGGGGCGGTGACACGCATGATCGACCTCGGGTTGCCGGCGTTTTTGGTGGCGGGATCGTTGCGGGCGGTCGTGGCGCAACGCTTGGTGAGGCGGGTGTGTGAGTCGTGTCGCGAGCCAGTGGAGCCGGATCCGGCGGGGGTGGCCATGGTGCAGGCTGCAGGCATGTCCGTCGCGGAGGGGCGGTTTTGCCGGGGCGGTGGGTGTCCGGCGTGCCATGGCACGGGTTACCGGGGCCGGTTGGCCATTTTTGAATTCTTCGTCGTCAACGAGGCGATTGAACGTTTGATTCATCAGCATGCCGGTCTCTCCTCTCTGCGCGAACACGCTCGTCAAATCGGCATGCGCACCCTGCGCGAAGACGGCCTGCGCAAAGCCGCCGCCGGCCAAACCACGCTCGAAGAAGTGATGGCGGCGACCGTCGGTGATCCCATATTTTCAACCACCTAA
- the rho gene encoding transcription termination factor Rho, with amino-acid sequence MDDQASPSSEENAAKSPAKKTPVKRTRTRSTKTTTKKTPRKSAKKSVGAETSELPLDSAPAPAAAPKFTPTRKPVSAPEPAPATASEPAPKSEPVAPPPAPASAASTEPARSSTPESRPPREAPESSDKSDKPDRPTDRGPADSGRDPQASGRENQGNGHNNGGGGNSDRHGGDDRESRWGNKRDRKGKRGKKGGKWQKSDPRDRPPAQPLPPGMEEVKLGELPNPSEFEDLAALDQAAQSARESSAVPLILESIYPMGIAELGAKGAELGATVEGVPSRRLWMEAIFRRAAEKSLPMWDHGWLDMTDDGYGFIVHPHVSYRLHPENSYVPPSLVKRYGLKRGHEIEVIVRPPREGERCPAVIGVESVMGNPPEDANGVTPFEELEPYYPLERILMESPVHKDISMRAVDLLTPIGFGQRGLIVAPPRTGKTVLMQNMANSVSHNFPKAKLIMLLIDERPEEVTDFKRHTQGEVVSSTFDEAPSNHVHAAEMVIEKARRLVEQGDHVVILLDSVTRLARAYNALASNSGKIMSGGIEATALQKPKRFFGSARNIEGKGSLTILGTALIDTNSRMDEVIFEEFKGTGNMELHLDRGLSDKRIFPAINIDRSGTRKEELIYHPAEMERVYGLRRAMQGIPPVEAMEMFIKRLRKTKTNAEFLMSLKS; translated from the coding sequence ATGGACGATCAAGCATCCCCTAGCAGCGAAGAAAACGCCGCCAAATCCCCTGCGAAGAAAACGCCGGTCAAGCGCACCCGCACCCGCTCGACGAAGACGACGACGAAAAAGACGCCGCGAAAGTCGGCCAAGAAGTCGGTTGGCGCCGAGACCAGCGAGCTGCCGCTCGATTCCGCCCCGGCCCCGGCGGCTGCGCCCAAATTTACGCCCACGCGCAAACCGGTGTCCGCACCGGAACCGGCGCCGGCCACCGCGTCTGAACCCGCGCCGAAATCGGAGCCGGTTGCACCGCCGCCCGCTCCTGCTTCGGCCGCCTCGACTGAACCCGCACGTTCATCCACGCCTGAATCGCGTCCGCCGCGCGAGGCCCCGGAGTCATCGGACAAATCGGACAAGCCCGATCGCCCGACGGATCGGGGGCCGGCGGATTCCGGCCGCGACCCGCAGGCGTCTGGTCGCGAGAATCAAGGCAACGGCCATAACAACGGCGGAGGTGGCAACTCCGACCGTCATGGTGGCGACGATCGCGAATCCCGTTGGGGCAACAAACGGGACCGCAAAGGCAAACGCGGTAAAAAGGGTGGAAAATGGCAGAAGAGTGATCCCCGCGATCGCCCGCCCGCCCAACCGCTGCCGCCGGGCATGGAAGAGGTTAAACTGGGTGAGTTACCCAATCCGAGTGAATTTGAAGACCTGGCCGCGCTTGATCAGGCCGCTCAATCGGCCCGTGAATCCTCCGCGGTTCCGCTGATTCTTGAATCCATATACCCCATGGGGATCGCCGAGTTGGGGGCCAAAGGGGCCGAACTGGGCGCGACCGTGGAGGGCGTCCCCAGCCGTCGCTTGTGGATGGAAGCCATCTTCCGTCGGGCGGCTGAAAAGTCGCTGCCCATGTGGGATCATGGTTGGTTGGATATGACCGATGATGGCTACGGCTTCATCGTGCATCCGCACGTCTCTTATCGTCTCCATCCGGAGAACAGTTACGTGCCGCCGTCGTTGGTGAAGCGCTACGGGCTGAAGCGTGGTCACGAAATCGAAGTGATCGTGCGCCCGCCACGCGAAGGCGAACGATGCCCGGCGGTCATCGGCGTGGAGTCGGTGATGGGCAACCCGCCCGAGGACGCGAACGGAGTTACGCCGTTTGAAGAGTTGGAGCCGTATTATCCGCTCGAGCGCATTCTCATGGAGTCGCCGGTGCACAAGGACATCTCCATGCGCGCCGTTGATTTGCTCACGCCCATCGGCTTCGGCCAACGTGGTCTTATCGTGGCTCCGCCGCGCACCGGTAAAACGGTGCTCATGCAGAACATGGCGAACTCGGTGTCGCACAATTTCCCCAAGGCCAAGTTGATCATGCTGCTCATCGACGAACGCCCGGAAGAAGTGACCGACTTCAAACGCCACACCCAGGGGGAAGTCGTTTCCTCGACCTTCGACGAAGCACCGTCCAACCACGTGCACGCCGCCGAGATGGTGATCGAGAAAGCCCGCCGTTTGGTGGAACAGGGCGACCACGTCGTGATTCTGCTCGATTCGGTCACCCGTCTGGCCCGCGCTTATAACGCGCTCGCTTCCAACTCCGGCAAGATCATGTCGGGCGGTATCGAGGCCACGGCGCTGCAAAAACCGAAGCGCTTCTTTGGCTCGGCCCGCAACATTGAAGGCAAGGGCTCGCTGACGATCCTGGGCACGGCCCTCATCGATACGAACAGTCGCATGGATGAAGTCATTTTCGAAGAGTTCAAAGGCACCGGCAACATGGAGCTGCACCTGGACCGCGGACTCTCGGACAAGCGTATTTTTCCCGCGATCAACATCGATCGCTCCGGCACGCGGAAGGAAGAGCTCATCTATCACCCCGCGGAAATGGAGCGGGTCTATGGCCTGCGCCGCGCGATGCAGGGCATCCCGCCGGTCGAGGCGATGGAGATGTTCATCAAGCGTCTGCGCAAGACCAAGACCAACGCCGAGTTCCTGATGAGCTTGAAGAGCTAG
- the coaE gene encoding dephospho-CoA kinase (Dephospho-CoA kinase (CoaE) performs the final step in coenzyme A biosynthesis.), which translates to MVIGLTGGMGCGKSTAANLFKELGYRLVDSDALVREHILVQPEVRAEVRRAWGAEMLNDDGSIDRKRLAAKVFSDDEARIKLENWVHPRLYARWRELLRAEPDSNWVFEVPLLFEQRLENWFDFIVCVASSADVQLARLSKRGISHALAEQRISKQLPLARKIDSADRVLWNDGTLSALREQVEFLHAELSAGRNDA; encoded by the coding sequence ATGGTCATAGGACTCACAGGAGGCATGGGCTGCGGAAAATCGACCGCCGCCAACTTATTCAAGGAATTGGGCTACCGCTTGGTGGACTCGGACGCGCTGGTGCGTGAACACATTTTGGTCCAGCCGGAGGTGAGGGCGGAGGTGCGGCGGGCGTGGGGGGCCGAGATGCTGAACGACGACGGGAGCATCGATCGCAAGCGACTGGCAGCCAAGGTCTTCTCGGACGATGAGGCCCGAATCAAGTTGGAAAACTGGGTGCATCCGCGGCTTTATGCGCGGTGGCGGGAATTGCTGCGCGCCGAGCCGGATTCAAACTGGGTTTTTGAGGTTCCCTTGTTGTTTGAACAACGGTTGGAGAATTGGTTTGATTTCATCGTTTGCGTCGCCTCAAGTGCCGACGTTCAGCTCGCTCGGCTGAGTAAGCGCGGAATCTCCCATGCGCTTGCCGAGCAACGAATTTCGAAGCAATTGCCTTTGGCACGAAAAATCGATTCAGCGGATAGGGTGCTGTGGAATGACGGCACGCTCTCAGCCCTGCGAGAGCAGGTGGAGTTTTTGCACGCGGAGCTTTCCGCCGGGCGGAACGACGCCTGA
- a CDS encoding YifB family Mg chelatase-like AAA ATPase, translating to MLATVFSAALQGIEAELVHVEVNAGETGEPDTVLVGLPDAAVKESKDRVSSALSNSGFKPPETRTTVNLAPGHLRKEGPCYDLPIALGMLAATDRLAPDRLDDFLIAGELSLSGATRSVRGALAMARLAQRLGKKGLLLPPESAAQAALLSAVEVYAVSSLDQAFRFLAGEVELARATPLPTASVSTEDTGDFADVKGQHAVRRAVEVAVAGGHNLLMIGPPGSGKSMIAKRVPSIMPDPSLDEALEVLSVQSVAAAGSHPADHAFGCRPVRSPHHTISDVGLLGGGTVPGPGEVSLAHHGVLFLDELPEFKRSALEVLRQPLEDGVVTISRSAGKVTLPCAFMLVAAMNPCPCGYLGDADHACRCTPTQVQRYRARVSGPLLDRIDLHVEAPAVSVSELRNAAPGESSATIRARVAAARTRQQTRFAGTKITCNARMTHAQVRRVCAIDRELGDLLERAMNQLSLSARAYDRILKVARTIADLADAERIAAPHLLEAIQYRSLDRTLAL from the coding sequence ATGCTAGCGACCGTATTTTCGGCCGCCCTGCAGGGAATCGAGGCGGAACTGGTCCACGTAGAGGTCAACGCCGGCGAAACCGGCGAGCCCGATACCGTTCTGGTGGGCCTCCCCGACGCTGCCGTCAAAGAATCCAAGGACCGCGTCAGCTCTGCGCTGTCCAACAGTGGCTTCAAACCGCCCGAGACCCGCACCACCGTCAATCTCGCCCCGGGTCATCTGCGCAAAGAAGGACCATGCTACGACCTCCCCATCGCGCTGGGCATGCTCGCAGCCACCGATCGCCTCGCACCCGACCGCTTGGACGACTTTCTCATCGCCGGTGAACTGAGCCTCTCCGGAGCCACGCGCTCCGTGCGCGGTGCCCTCGCCATGGCGCGACTGGCGCAGCGTTTGGGGAAGAAAGGCCTGCTGCTGCCACCGGAATCGGCGGCTCAGGCCGCATTGCTCAGTGCGGTCGAAGTCTACGCCGTTTCCTCCCTCGACCAAGCTTTCCGGTTTCTCGCCGGTGAGGTGGAACTGGCGCGGGCCACGCCCCTGCCAACCGCGTCGGTTTCCACCGAAGACACCGGCGATTTCGCTGACGTGAAAGGTCAGCACGCCGTGCGCCGCGCCGTCGAAGTAGCCGTCGCCGGCGGCCACAATCTGCTCATGATCGGGCCCCCCGGCTCCGGCAAATCCATGATCGCGAAACGCGTGCCGTCGATCATGCCCGACCCGTCCCTCGACGAAGCCTTGGAGGTGCTCAGTGTGCAGTCCGTGGCCGCCGCCGGCTCCCATCCGGCCGACCATGCCTTCGGTTGCCGGCCCGTCCGCAGTCCTCATCACACCATTTCCGACGTGGGTTTACTGGGCGGCGGCACCGTGCCGGGACCCGGTGAAGTATCGCTCGCCCATCACGGCGTGCTGTTCCTCGACGAATTGCCCGAATTCAAACGCAGCGCTCTCGAAGTGCTGCGCCAACCCTTGGAGGACGGGGTGGTCACCATCTCCCGCAGCGCGGGCAAAGTCACCTTGCCGTGCGCCTTCATGCTGGTGGCGGCAATGAACCCGTGCCCCTGCGGATACTTGGGCGACGCGGACCATGCCTGCCGCTGCACTCCCACCCAAGTTCAGCGCTACCGGGCTCGGGTCAGCGGTCCGTTGCTCGATCGCATCGACCTGCACGTGGAAGCCCCGGCCGTATCGGTTTCCGAACTCCGCAACGCGGCTCCCGGCGAATCCTCCGCCACCATTCGCGCCCGCGTCGCCGCCGCCCGCACGCGGCAGCAGACCCGCTTCGCCGGCACCAAAATCACCTGCAACGCCCGCATGACCCACGCGCAGGTGCGCCGGGTTTGCGCCATCGACCGCGAACTGGGCGACCTGCTGGAGCGGGCCATGAATCAGCTTTCGCTCTCGGCCCGCGCCTACGACCGGATCCTGAAAGTGGCGCGCACCATTGCCGATTTGGCCGATGCTGAACGAATCGCAGCTCCTCACTTGCTCGAAGCCATCCAATACCGCAGTCTCGATCGCACGCTCGCCCTTTGA
- a CDS encoding 3-keto-disaccharide hydrolase, protein MKRLPLSLLLVGSFLATSLYAQTTAWKSLFDGKTLTGWQANENPGTWVVEDGAIVTKGNRSHLFYQGNVGNHDFKNFEFSAEVMTTPGSNSGIYIHTKLAPDPWPVTGYECQVFNSSKAKPGEYSERKMTGSIYAVRNTWRAPAVDNEWFVYRIKVSGKTIQTFINDELICQYTEGADHWRADDKKGRRLSSGTIALQGHDPGSTVRYRNLRIRMLPADTRSLSSPLDDPELDQLLSRMADQNFALIDLGLIAETVQQQRAQVGFSRRLGFTLGHTLSPSATNLATWGANGSVLLVNDRYQAPSVPALKAAKASGVKIAFSSGGVTRLDPERVKTRLKAITAAGLSWQDLWCP, encoded by the coding sequence ATGAAACGTCTCCCCTTGTCGCTGCTGCTCGTCGGCAGCTTTCTGGCTACTTCACTTTACGCGCAAACCACGGCCTGGAAATCGCTCTTCGACGGCAAAACGCTGACCGGCTGGCAAGCCAACGAAAATCCCGGCACCTGGGTGGTCGAAGACGGCGCCATTGTCACCAAAGGCAACCGCTCCCATCTGTTTTACCAGGGCAACGTCGGCAACCATGACTTCAAGAACTTCGAGTTTTCCGCCGAGGTCATGACCACCCCGGGTTCAAACTCCGGCATCTACATCCACACCAAACTCGCCCCCGATCCCTGGCCGGTCACCGGCTACGAGTGCCAGGTTTTCAACTCCAGCAAAGCCAAGCCCGGAGAGTATTCGGAGCGCAAGATGACCGGCAGCATCTATGCCGTGCGCAACACATGGCGGGCCCCGGCCGTCGACAACGAATGGTTCGTCTACCGCATCAAGGTGTCGGGCAAGACCATCCAGACCTTCATCAATGACGAGTTGATCTGCCAATACACCGAGGGTGCCGACCACTGGCGGGCCGACGACAAAAAAGGCCGCCGCCTGTCGAGCGGCACCATCGCCCTGCAAGGCCACGATCCCGGCAGCACGGTGCGTTACCGCAACCTGCGCATCCGTATGCTTCCCGCGGATACGAGGTCACTTTCCTCCCCGCTCGATGATCCGGAGCTGGATCAACTGCTCTCCCGCATGGCCGACCAGAATTTCGCGCTGATCGACCTCGGCCTGATCGCCGAAACCGTGCAACAGCAACGCGCCCAGGTGGGGTTTTCCCGTCGCCTGGGCTTTACGCTCGGGCACACGTTGAGCCCTTCCGCCACCAACCTCGCTACCTGGGGCGCGAACGGTTCGGTCCTGCTGGTCAACGATCGTTACCAGGCCCCCTCGGTTCCCGCCTTGAAAGCAGCGAAGGCCAGTGGGGTTAAAATTGCCTTCAGCTCCGGCGGCGTCACCCGCCTCGATCCCGAACGGGTCAAGACACGCCTCAAGGCCATCACGGCCGCCGGCCTGTCCTGGCAGGATCTGTGGTGTCCTTGA
- a CDS encoding cytochrome c3 family protein, which yields MSAPLPASRRRALAIRTWRDRCWAGLICWWLIGAMGLILGACRRDAPTEQILDVAAASRSHLPSAAPQQTSATCRECHAEVFAAWSGTDHANANQLIASAELEAAFAAPQDNVAGETTYRMEVRADGHHVVVGAGTAHETDYRVHSVLGYHPSRQMLVETEEGRLQPVELTWDVEREEWFGVFGDEVRRPGEWGHWAGRGMNWNSMCAQCHMTGYQKNYDAATDHYASSWVEQGVSCIQCHGPTPPDHGQPNAKPWRMERTASEQTCATCHARAEALTPEYEPGSDYHDHFRLTLPTEAATFWPDGQQRDEVFNWTSVKLSRMHHAGVSCMDCHDPHTSQTILPVENNALCMQCHDNPGRTMAATGVTAPIINPTAHSRHSAGSTGNQCVSCHMPTTNYMQRSPRHDHGWLKPDPLMTKELGIPNACNRCHTDQSVDWAVAQADAWFGDKLDSRQRQRARAVAAAQAGAVDARRVLLELLENEDIPAWRATYWDLLARTPGEPTAAVRQLAEAALTDTDPLVRAAATRFLTGDPQSASAIEAMLSDESRLVRFDAAWARPRAAARNPRWAAEFSAYLDLALDQPTGQLRQGQYLANLGRLNEAAAFTQRAAEWDRYSAGIHVVHAQVLQAVGDARGAANSFYRAAQLAPDDGDAMFRAGLAYAEAGMMAEAENALQQAVQRTPSLDRAWYNLGLLQIQRADTAAGLKSLARAEEIAPHVPDYPYAAATVYWQQGDRAAARAAAQRALAADPNHQPARELLR from the coding sequence ATGTCTGCCCCTCTACCTGCCTCCCGACGTCGGGCTCTTGCCATTCGAACGTGGCGGGATCGGTGCTGGGCGGGATTGATCTGCTGGTGGCTGATTGGGGCGATGGGACTGATCCTCGGGGCGTGCCGACGCGATGCGCCCACCGAGCAGATTCTCGATGTCGCCGCGGCATCCCGATCGCACCTCCCTTCGGCCGCCCCGCAGCAGACCTCCGCCACATGCCGGGAATGTCATGCCGAAGTCTTTGCCGCCTGGAGCGGCACCGACCACGCCAACGCCAATCAACTGATTGCATCCGCCGAACTCGAGGCGGCATTTGCCGCGCCGCAGGACAACGTTGCCGGCGAAACCACCTACCGCATGGAGGTCAGAGCGGACGGACATCACGTGGTGGTGGGGGCCGGAACCGCGCACGAAACCGACTACCGCGTGCATAGCGTGCTGGGTTACCATCCGAGCCGGCAAATGCTGGTCGAGACCGAGGAAGGACGGCTGCAGCCGGTCGAATTGACGTGGGATGTGGAACGAGAGGAGTGGTTTGGGGTGTTCGGGGACGAAGTGAGGCGGCCGGGCGAGTGGGGACATTGGGCCGGACGCGGCATGAACTGGAATTCCATGTGTGCACAGTGTCACATGACGGGGTATCAGAAAAACTATGACGCGGCGACGGACCACTACGCCTCCAGTTGGGTGGAACAGGGCGTGAGCTGTATCCAATGCCACGGCCCGACGCCGCCCGACCATGGTCAACCCAACGCGAAACCCTGGCGAATGGAGCGCACTGCCAGTGAACAAACCTGTGCGACCTGCCACGCCCGGGCCGAAGCCCTCACGCCGGAGTATGAGCCCGGGAGTGACTACCATGATCACTTCCGGCTGACTCTTCCGACCGAAGCGGCCACGTTCTGGCCCGATGGGCAGCAGCGCGACGAGGTGTTCAACTGGACCTCGGTGAAACTCAGCCGCATGCATCACGCTGGGGTTTCCTGCATGGATTGCCACGACCCTCACACCTCGCAGACGATTTTGCCGGTCGAAAACAATGCGCTGTGCATGCAATGCCATGACAATCCGGGACGAACCATGGCGGCGACAGGCGTGACCGCGCCCATCATCAATCCGACCGCGCATTCGCGTCATTCGGCGGGATCCACCGGCAATCAGTGCGTATCCTGCCACATGCCCACGACCAACTACATGCAGCGATCGCCGCGTCATGATCATGGTTGGTTGAAGCCCGACCCGCTCATGACCAAGGAACTGGGCATACCGAACGCCTGCAACCGCTGCCATACTGATCAATCCGTCGATTGGGCGGTAGCCCAGGCGGATGCATGGTTCGGCGACAAGCTCGATTCCCGGCAGCGGCAACGCGCGCGAGCGGTGGCGGCGGCTCAAGCCGGCGCGGTCGATGCCCGGCGCGTTCTGTTGGAATTGTTGGAGAATGAGGACATCCCGGCGTGGCGCGCCACGTATTGGGATTTGCTGGCGCGGACGCCGGGGGAACCAACGGCCGCGGTCAGACAGTTGGCGGAGGCCGCCCTCACTGATACCGACCCGTTGGTGCGGGCGGCGGCCACGCGGTTTCTCACCGGTGACCCGCAGTCGGCGTCGGCGATCGAAGCGATGCTGTCGGATGAATCCCGACTCGTGCGTTTCGACGCCGCGTGGGCGAGACCGCGGGCGGCCGCCCGGAATCCGCGATGGGCCGCGGAGTTTTCCGCCTATCTGGATCTCGCTTTGGATCAACCGACCGGGCAACTACGCCAGGGACAGTATCTGGCCAACCTGGGGCGCTTGAACGAAGCGGCCGCGTTTACGCAACGGGCGGCGGAATGGGATCGCTACTCCGCCGGCATTCACGTGGTTCACGCGCAGGTTTTGCAGGCGGTGGGGGACGCTCGCGGCGCCGCGAACAGTTTTTATCGAGCCGCGCAACTCGCACCCGACGATGGCGACGCCATGTTTCGGGCGGGGTTGGCTTACGCGGAGGCCGGAATGATGGCCGAAGCCGAAAACGCGCTCCAGCAGGCGGTGCAACGGACGCCGTCCCTCGACCGCGCGTGGTATAATCTCGGGCTGTTGCAGATCCAACGCGCGGATACCGCGGCCGGGCTGAAGTCACTGGCGCGGGCCGAGGAAATCGCCCCGCATGTGCCGGACTATCCGTATGCCGCGGCTACGGTTTACTGGCAACAGGGCGACCGCGCGGCCGCGAGGGCGGCGGCGCAACGTGCGCTCGCCGCCGATCCGAATCACCAGCCGGCGCGCGAGCTGTTGCGCTAG
- a CDS encoding LacI family DNA-binding transcriptional regulator produces MPKPKRVSQQTIARELGVSQALVSLTLNGQRDRISPDTYKRIWDFAMKAGYKPKGIKLEDSPNDTRTRQIGVILRAGVNVHTQGSYFSHVMHGLNSAVLDHGYTTAFLGSEDTLDSDRLAQFFGPGHAIKGVLLMGEVKETFLTQLRDRTEHIAAVSARHAGLCHSVLGNEPQALKFLVQHLYDLGHRRIGWLGGNAGLGRHETRLHAMRSAKQALGLDHDPRYEVLRQEGDRAEGSEAMLSLLPTMKRSDFPTAFITYNISMAIGAIRVLQREGKHVPADISIAAADYSSTASKFTPRITSAGCDPVVLGRSAAELVLSESSKAGGTLNDLVLASQLYVGESTSAAR; encoded by the coding sequence GTGCCCAAACCTAAACGCGTTTCCCAGCAAACCATCGCCCGCGAGCTCGGGGTTTCTCAAGCGCTCGTCTCCCTCACGCTCAACGGCCAGCGCGACCGGATCAGTCCGGATACCTACAAGCGCATCTGGGATTTTGCGATGAAAGCGGGCTACAAACCCAAAGGCATCAAACTGGAGGACTCGCCCAACGACACGCGCACCCGGCAAATCGGCGTCATTCTGCGCGCGGGCGTCAATGTGCATACTCAGGGCAGCTATTTCAGCCACGTGATGCATGGTTTGAACTCCGCCGTGCTCGATCACGGCTACACCACCGCGTTCCTGGGCTCCGAGGATACACTCGATTCCGATCGACTCGCTCAATTTTTCGGCCCGGGCCATGCGATCAAGGGCGTGTTGCTGATGGGTGAGGTCAAGGAGACCTTCCTCACTCAACTGCGCGACCGGACAGAACACATCGCGGCGGTGTCCGCCCGGCACGCAGGCCTCTGCCACTCGGTGTTGGGCAACGAACCGCAGGCGCTTAAATTCTTGGTGCAGCACCTGTATGATTTGGGCCATCGACGCATCGGCTGGTTGGGCGGCAACGCCGGGCTCGGTCGACACGAAACGCGGCTCCACGCCATGCGCTCGGCCAAGCAGGCTCTCGGCCTGGACCATGATCCGCGCTATGAAGTGCTCCGGCAGGAGGGGGATCGCGCCGAGGGATCGGAGGCGATGCTCAGCTTGCTGCCGACGATGAAACGGTCCGATTTTCCGACCGCGTTCATCACTTACAATATCTCCATGGCCATCGGCGCCATCCGCGTGCTCCAACGGGAAGGGAAACACGTGCCCGCCGATATCAGCATCGCCGCCGCCGACTATTCCTCCACGGCCAGCAAGTTCACTCCCCGCATCACCTCGGCAGGTTGTGATCCGGTGGTGCTTGGCCGCAGCGCCGCCGAATTGGTGCTCAGTGAGTCATCCAAAGCGGGCGGCACGCTGAACGATTTGGTGCTGGCATCCCAACTTTACGTGGGCGAGTCAACCAGCGCCGCCCGTTAG